The following nucleotide sequence is from Archocentrus centrarchus isolate MPI-CPG fArcCen1 chromosome 18, fArcCen1, whole genome shotgun sequence.
GATTCTCATCAGGAGAAAAATGCTTCTATAGAAATCTAGGCTGGAAATGTCACGTAACAACCGTAACCAAAACAAAGACGTAAACGTGGGCGGAAAAAAGGGGGCGGGTCACGTAGGGAATTTCCACGTCACGACGTTATTAGAGCGTCACTTGAGAGCGTTTCAGGAGTTTGATTGAAGAACGGAAGAAGAGCGGGTCTCTCTGCACTTGATACTATgatcctgcacagctctcattTTAAGGAGTCTTCTTACACTTTTTCACTCTGGACTTTAATGCTGTGCTCAGCTTTCGTCTTAAGGACTCATGTTCAAGGTAAGCGGATATTTTACTTAAACGCCACAACTTAGTTTACATTATTGGAAAAGCGGTTAAGCCAAACTCACTGTTAACCTTTTTTTAAGGAAGAAACTGCTGGTTATTCACAGAATAGTCTCGAGTTAAACCATTTACGGTCCCGCAAAATCTGACACGATCTGACACCAAGTAAATTCAGTGATACTAAACCTCCTAAAATAACTCCTAACATAAGTTATAGGTGGCTCATAGTTGATGGTGAACAGCATCATATCTGTTCAATGAGCCTCTGTAATGGAGGCTGATCTTCTTGAGAATGAACGAGGATAATAAGGGGCTGACTCCTCTGTCTACGATCTCAACAGGCCGGTCAGAACCGATGGCTCAGCCTTAGATGAATCCACGGTCCACAAGGTAGTTGTTGTTCACTTGTTTATTTAACAGCAGCTTTATTCCACGAATATACGTCCATACAGTGACTGTGGAGAGTGAGGAGTCAGATGGAGTGAGGATAGAGTAGGATGGTGTGAGATGCTGTGGTTTAGTCTCATGGATGCACACCACTAACCCAGCATGAaaagaagggaggaaaaaagtcCACACAGGGAATAAACGTCTACTGATCGTCCTCGCAAACAGCTCCAACCAAATTCATTTCCTCACATATTCACCTGAGATGAGACAGATTTAGAGCCTTCTGATTGGTGCAGGGGAATGGGCCGATTTGAGGCTGGTTGAGGATAATGCCTACATTCTTATGCTTACATTACTGTAAATGCGGTTAAGCCAAACTCACTGTTAGCCTTTCTTCTTTCATACGCGTCATTGAAATTGATGACAGCCGTCAGTGAATTTGAGACGCTTACAAAAAAGCTTTAAACGCGAGTTCTGCGCTGATAATGAGCGAGCTTTTCTCTGTTAATTTTAGTGTCTTTATAAAGGTtctgaaaacattaaatattatcGTATATGCGGACACTAAAAGTCAAATGTTAtctgaaaatatgtttttatgttcaTATTTAAGGAAGAAACTGCTGGTTATTCACAGAAAAGTCCCGAGTTgaactaaaactagactaaaactaaaactattaagatgactaaattatgactaaaacaaaATCggaatttgctgtcaaaattaacactggtgttGAGCTGTAACAGAGTTTTTGACTGTCTGCAGGGTTTgtatgaagaagaggaggaagatgatctGGATTCCTGTTGAGGTTTCATGATGGATTTGAAGTCTTTCCCCGGGGTGTCTCTGTGGACTTTCATCCTCAGTTTGGTTAAAGGTAAATGATGTGTTTCTACTGCAGACTCTACtttaagttcattttaaatAGCTACATTTAACTGATGCTAAAATCTACTGTCAAAATCTTTGCACTCTGACAGTGGTTTTTAATTTCTAATGATTTATAAATGGAGACAGCATGCCTGATTACAGCAAGTTTGCTGTGACTGTGAGTTCAACAACAGGACAGCAGAGGGCTGCAAACGCTGAGAGCTCAAAGCTGTGTGAATGTTCCTCAGCTGGATATACAAATTCAAGGttcctctgtgtttctgcttAAATCCAGGGTTACAGATTATTATTAGATGTTAAGGTTCCATCTAAAGGAGGGACACAGGATTAAAATGTCATCTTACAAACTttaatgtttgtgatttttctcaAATTTAACTAATAACAGTGGGAGTGGATGTTTGAGGTGCTCGTCTTTAGCGCTCACAGGTAAATCCTGCTCTCCCTGAGACGAAGCAAGACAAAGTGGACCAGATTAAATCAAACCTTTTTCATTTAGTAAAAGCagtaaaacacaatgaaaacagcTGAGTGCACAGAAACTGTGTAGGAACGTGAAATAGTCTGTTGTTCTTCACAGTTGTGATATTTTCTAGtgttctcagtgtgtctgctcctctctgtctcctccacAGGATCATTTGTAGTGAATGTGACTCAGAGCTCCTATCAGGCAGAGGAGAACCACAACATCACACTGGAGTGGACGTTCACCACCAAATCAGACGCGTTCATCTCATCACTGAAAGTCCGCTGTAGACTGAGAGCTGATCAAAAATACTCAGTTCTTTATTATGTGTTTGATGGAGTCGAGTTCTCAGACGTTCAGGATGAAAAGTTTTCAGGGCGAGTCCAGAGTGACAAAGACGCCCTCAGAGAAGGACGAATCAGACTGCAGCTGTCCAGACTCAGCACTGAGGACTCGGGTCTGTACCTGTGTGAGGTGACCACAGGTGATGGCAGCGgctacaacagctgcagagTCACCGTCTCTGGTAAGaggattcattttaaagctgGGATCACTCTGAGCTGTTAACATAAGAGTGCATTTGTAAATCTAACATCAGAGTTTTTGCCTCTTAAATGTTGTCAGTCTGGCTCACGGGCAATGATAGATAACAGGAGTTTATTTGTCCAAAAACTAATGTGAAAACAAGAATGCTCCATGAGGTGTGAATATCAGCACTTCCAATGTGTCAGTAGTTTGATGAATGGAGGGATGTTGAGTATGCTGCAGAGTAAAACCTGACGAACCCCGCTAAACCTGACGAACCCCGCCAACCCTGACGAACCCCGCCAACCCTGACAAACCCCACTAAACCTGACGAACCCCGCTAAACCTGACAAACCCCGCTAAACCTAAATAAATTGCCATGGTGCTGAATGAACAGAGGTAAAACCCTTAGAGCTGAAACAGCCAGCTCTTAAATGCCCCTTCAGTAAATCAAATTTACTAACATACTTGGCATGGCCTACCTGGTCAATGCAATCTTCTATTCGGGGCAATGGGAAGGAATCAGGCTtagtaaatgtgttgtttttttgttttttttttccttttgtttaacgtgtgtgtgtgtg
It contains:
- the LOC115796695 gene encoding uncharacterized protein LOC115796695 isoform X5, producing MMDLKSFPGVSLWTFILSLVKGSFVVNVTQSSYQAEENHNITLEWTFTTKSDAFISSLKVRCRLRADQKYSVLYYVFDGVEFSDVQDEKFSGRVQSDKDALREGRIRLQLSRLSTEDSGLYLCEVTTGDGSGYNSCRVTVSDPNFPKTSTTQTLLHPRNLQTPDHQDEIPGNAGRCRVSVVIVVVAFISVVVVTYFSHRLRLKLNKRPEDETQKQPLPV
- the LOC115796695 gene encoding uncharacterized protein LOC115796695 isoform X6: MMDLKSFPGVSLWTFILSLVKGSFVVNVTQSSYQAEENHNITLEWTFTTKSDAFISSLKVRCRLRADQKYSVLYYVFDGVEFSDVQDEKFSGRVQSDKDALREGRIRLQLSRLSTEDSGLYLCEVTTGDGSGYNSCRVTVSDPNFPKTSTTQTLLHPRNLQTPDHQDEIPGNGRCRVSVVIVVVAFISVVVVTYFSHRLRLKLNKRPEDETQKQPLPV